One window of the Tachypleus tridentatus isolate NWPU-2018 chromosome 10, ASM421037v1, whole genome shotgun sequence genome contains the following:
- the LOC143229812 gene encoding transmembrane protein 151B-like, with product MSASAEEDSEQRPLKPSLCQRRDPHLKCLVLTLSIFGCLGAVTWCRLSEVTRLVVNFQSFPITTRRSVSPCDEGYIYIPVAFLAMLYLVYLVECWHCSTRLELTYKVDVNDVYEQIQQMREAQPVIWWKAVCYHYVRRTRQVTRYRNGDAYTTTQIYYERINTHVAGSCFSYTHCGVKDISNILVDLEKYPATKIRISKGFAFANLEAASEFEDQRTRFFQTNERYDDYLEMREGLDLIGVNFQEYMIAFADPEHLPWYVSNFVFWTCSLLLLSWPLRILIECQTAYVHYQVTKLFGVNYLTPASADTVVSNRLSRGSTLDSSELEGIITNNFTVAPSYSEALLLEGTTGGLSLPTDSNGNIPNEVFPVRFSMDTDSRLSLLGSNRSRGSRESSRTFLRTSNNRSSWTAGTGRSPPSRQALHTSVSRTSLQNGQIVFQTNPLSPNDGSVWRRNSHPNQNTTRASPPPYEEALLLSRPVFLPLRRSNTERDLYGDFLSEQRNSSRVDNITLSMETAV from the coding sequence CAAAGACCATTGAAACCAAGCTTGTGTCAGAGGAGAGACCCCCATTTAAAGTGTCTTGTGCTAACCCTGTCAATTTTTGGTTGTCTGGGGGCAGTGACATGGTGTCGTCTGAGCGAAGTGACCAGACTCGTAGTAAACTTTCAGAGTTTTCCCATCACTACAAGAAGGAGCGTGAGTCCATGTGATGAAGGTTACATATATATTCCAGTGGCATTTCTGGCCATGTTGTACTTAGTGTATTTGGTAGAATGTTGGCACTGCTCCACCAGACTAGAGCTTACTTACAAAGTCGATGTAAATGACGTCTACGAACAAATTCAACAAATGCGAGAAGCCCAGCCTGTGATTTGGTGGAAAGCTGTTTGTTATCATTATGTGCGACGAACCAGACAAGTGACACGATACCGAAATGGAGACGCCTACACCACAACACAGATCTATTACGAGAGGATAAACACCCACGTTGCAGGTTCTTGCTTCTCTTATACACACTGTGGAGTCaaagatatttcaaatattcTTGTGGACCTAGAAAAGTATCCTGCTACTAAAATTAGAATCAGTAAAGGCTTTGCCTTTGCTAACCTTGAAGCGGCCAGTGAATTTGAGGACCAAAGAACACGTTTTTTCCAAACAAACGAGAGATATGACGACTACTTGGAGATGCGAGAGGGATTAGATTTAATTGGTGTAAATTTTCAGGAGTACATGATCGCTTTCGCAGACCCAGAACATCTTCCATGGTACGTTTCCAATTTCGTATTTTGGACTTGTTCTTTGTTGCTGCTTTCTTGGCCTCTACGAATACTGATCGAATGTCAAACAGCTTACGTCCATTACCAAGTTACAAAACTCTTTGGTGTAAACTATCTAACTCCAGCAAGTGCTGACACTGTAGTCTCTAATCGGTTGTCGCGAGGAAGCACTCTGGACAGCAGTGAACTTGAAGGGATCATTACTAATAACTTTACTGTTGCTCCTAGTTACTCAGAAGCCTTACTATTAGAAGGTACGACTGGCGGACTTTCTCTCCCAACAGATTCGAACGGAAACATTCCAAACGAAGTGTTTCCTGTCAGGTTTAGTATGGACACGGACTCTAGACTTTCACTATTAGGAAGTAATAGGTCCAGAGGGTCTAGAGAATCTTCCAGAACATTCCTTCGTACTTCCAATAATCGGAGTTCTTGGACAGCTGGGACTGGTCGTTCGCCTCCATCTAGACAAGCACTACATACTTCAGTAAGCCGTACTTCCCTCCAAAATGGCcaaattgtttttcaaacaaatcCTTTGTCGCCAAACGATGGATCGGTATGGAGAAGAAATAGCCATCCAAATCAGAACACCACAAGGGCTAGTCCACCTCCATACGAAGAAGCCTTACTTCTGAGTAGGCCCGTGTTCCTACCTTTACGACGCTCGAATACTGAAAGGGATCTATATGGAGATTTTCTTTCTGAACAGAGGAATTCTTCAAGAGTCGATAACATCACTTTGAGCATGGAAACTGCTGTATGA